From one Bos indicus x Bos taurus breed Angus x Brahman F1 hybrid chromosome 7, Bos_hybrid_MaternalHap_v2.0, whole genome shotgun sequence genomic stretch:
- the ELOF1 gene encoding transcription elongation factor 1 homolog isoform X2, translating to MGRRKSKRKPPPKKKMTGTLETQFTCPFCNHEKSCDVKMDRARNTGVISCTVCLEEFQTPITSQICQNQWTCTAIG from the exons ATGGGGCGCAGAAAGTCAAAACGGAAGCCACCCCCCAAGAAGAAGATGACAGGCACCCTGGAGACCCAGTTCACCTGCCCCTTCTGCAACCACGAGAAGTCCTGTGACGTGAAAAT GGACCGAGCCCGAAACACCGGAGTCATCTCTTGTACCGTGTGCCTAGAGGAATTCCAGACGCCCATCACTT CTCAGATCTGTCAGAACCAGTGGACGTGTACAGCGATTGGATAG
- the ELOF1 gene encoding transcription elongation factor 1 homolog isoform X1 yields MGRRKSKRKPPPKKKMTGTLETQFTCPFCNHEKSCDVKMDRARNTGVISCTVCLEEFQTPITYLSEPVDVYSDWIDACEAANQ; encoded by the exons ATGGGGCGCAGAAAGTCAAAACGGAAGCCACCCCCCAAGAAGAAGATGACAGGCACCCTGGAGACCCAGTTCACCTGCCCCTTCTGCAACCACGAGAAGTCCTGTGACGTGAAAAT GGACCGAGCCCGAAACACCGGAGTCATCTCTTGTACCGTGTGCCTAGAGGAATTCCAGACGCCCATCACTT ATCTGTCAGAACCAGTGGACGTGTACAGCGATTGGATAGATGCCTGCGAGGCTGCCAATCAGTAG